The sequence below is a genomic window from Piliocolobus tephrosceles isolate RC106 chromosome 8, ASM277652v3, whole genome shotgun sequence.
tctcttttgttttcctttttctttttgctttatttgcatAATTACTATACCTGTAACAAAACTGTACCCgctgtgctttttcttttacgtgttttttcttttcttttctttttttttgagacggagactcgctgtgtcgcccaggctggagggcagtggcgcgatctcagctcactgcaatctccacctctcgggttcaagcgatcgtcaccacgcccagctaatttttgtatttttagtagagacgggggtttcaccatgttggccaggttggtctcgaactcccgacctcacgtgttccacctgcctcggcctcccaaagtgctgggattacaggcgtgagccgccgagCCAGGCCTCCCCTTCTTTCTATATCTAGAACCCCTAAGCCTGCATGTAGTTCTCCCTAGTCTTCCTTCCTCACCCAGTCGCTTGAATCcaaaaggtggagcttgcagtgagccgagatcgcgccactgcactccagcctgggcgacagagcgagactccgtctcaaaaaaaaaaaaaaaagaaagaaagaaaaagaaaaacagaaaaacaaaaactcccagtcgggcgcagtagctcatgcctgtaatcccagcactttgggaggctgaggtgagcagatcacttgaggtcaggagtttgagactagcctggtcaacatgataaaaccccttctctaccaaaaaaactcaaacaaacaaaaaacaaacaaaaaacaaacaaacaaaaaaaacagccaggcatggttgtgcgcgcctgtagtcccaactactcaggaggctgaagtgggagaatcgcttgaacctgacaggcagaggttgcagtgagccgggatcgcaatactgcactccagtctgggcagcaataagacactgtctccaaaaaataaataaataaaaataaataaaaataaaacctcccCTTTGCTCACATCACCTCTCTGCTCAAAAACCTCCCTAATTTCCTTGATGCTAACACCCTTAACATCCAAACTTCTAATCCTGGTGTTTGAGGCTCCCCACGGTTGATTGATAACCCCATTTGgtgctcccctcccctgcccctgttCTGGCTCTGCTGGTCCACACCCTGCTTCCAAGTAAAACCAGACTGATTTCACTGTCACACCCAAATTCTGGGTCTCTCCACCCTGAAATGTCCTCTTTACTTTGCATCAACCCACGTCCTGCCTGTTCTTCAAGATCCAAGTCACAGTCTAAAGccgaggtcagcaaactttttctgcgaaatgccagatagtaaatattttaggctttgctggCCATGCTGCTTTTATTGCAGCTTCTTAACATTGCTGCTATTACACAGAAGTAGCCATAGAGAGCATGAAAACCAATGAgtatggctgtgtttcaataaaactttatttataaaacaggcagcagaggttcacgcctgtcatcccagcactttgggaaactgaggtgggagagtcacttgagcccaggatttcgagaccagcctggacaatatcatgaaatcctatctctacaaaaaatttaattttaattagcggagtgtggtggtgtgtcctcgcagtcccagctactcaggaggtatggtgggaggattgcttgaacccgggaggcggaggttgcagtgagcccagatcatgctactgtactccagcctgagcaacagagtgagaccttgtctcagaaaaaacaaaaaacaaaaaacaaaaatcaagcagCAGTTTCAATTTGGCCAGTGGCAGTAGTTCACCAATCCCTGGTCTAGAGCCACAAAATTCACTGGGTCTGACCCAACACTATTGCAGGCTCTGAAGTCCTGAGTCCTTCCCTCTCCATCCCTGAGCCTGGCCTgagtaatgcttttttttttttttttttttgagacagagtttcgctcttgttgcccaggatggagtgcaatggcgcgatctcggctcaccgcaacctatGTCTCccgggctgaagcgattctcctgcctcagcctcctgagtagctgggattacaggcatgcaccaccaggcctggctaattttgtatttttattagagatggggtgtctctatgttggtcaggctgttctcgaactcctgacctcagatgatccacccaccttggcctcccaaagtgctgggattacaggcataagccactgtgcctggcctaagtcATGCGTCTAACACACAGGTCCCTTTTATCCCTGGTGGGGACAGGGGTATGGCAACTTTGAAAAGAGGGTATCTTTTTGTCTTCTGGATGCTGACACAGCTGAGGTTAAACCAAGATCTGTGAATGAGAATGAACCAAATCCAATCTATTGCCTCACCCCAGGGTCACCCATGTCACAGTAGAGGAgacaaagggaaaagaagaatgaatggagagagagatataagaaggagaggagaaggccagatgcagtggctcacgcctgtaaccccagcaatttgggaggccgaggtgggaggatcacttgaggccaggagtttgagaccagcctgggcaatatggtaaaaccctatctctacaaaaaatacaaaaattagccaggcgtcgtggcatgtgcctgtactcccagctactagggaggttgaggtgggaggatcgcttgagcccaggaggtggaggttgcagtaagcagagatggtgccactgcattctagtctgggcaAGGGAGAATGAGCAAGAGCAGTAGGTTTGTAAAGGGCCAAGGGGGACAGGCAGAGGGCACAAGCAGGAAAATGCAAGGAGGAGAGAGAACATGAGCCTCCAAGGGGTAGCCATGCTCACTCTGAAAACCGTGAGTGCATGTGCACACGTGGCTCTGTGTACACTGCAGTTCCCAGCTCACCCCACACTCACTGAAGACTATCCTGTTTACTATTTTGCCCTGCAGACCTTTCCCCATGGCCACAGTCCCTACTCACCCATTTCTTGATATCAAAGGGTTGAGGGATTGAGTTCTTGGAGTGAGGAAATgcaaggaagaggaggagttggGAACTGGAGGTGGGGTGTGGGCTGCAAAGGATTCAAAGCTAAGCAGAAGGGATTGGTGAGGGAATAAGCTCTTGTTTAACTTTCACATGacacctcctccaggcagcctttCTGGATTTCACCCATTTCATTGCCGGAAGGAAAACAGCTCTCTATACTCTGAATATCTTTAGCGTTTTGCACTTCCCAGCCTGTAACCTTGTACTGTGGACAAGTGTGGACATGCTTTTTCTTTCCAGAAGGGTCGAGGAGGCAGTGGGAGCTACAGGAGGGGAATCAGCcagaaggggtgagggagggTAGGTTGTCCCAGTTCTGCCAGGTGTAAACCAGGCTACTGTGGCTAAAGGGCTGGCCTTCCCTATCCATTTCATCACTTTGATCGCTCGGGTCCTCCAGGCTGACCGATGTATGAGCACTGCGCTTCCAGGACTGGGAAGAGAGCACCCAGAGGACCGAGACTGTGTAGGCGGGGAGAGCGAGGAGCGCGCAGACCCGGCCAGGTCCGGGAGGCGGAGCCCCAGGGGAGGGGCAGGACACTGGGGGCGGGGCGAGAGGGGCGGGGCCTTACCCGCATTATGCGCACGTTGTACATGCGTGTCAGTCTCTCGTCTCTCTCCTCCGAGCTGTAGATCTCCTGCCGCAGCTTCTCCGCCGCCCGGATGTAGTCCCCCCGCGCCGAGTACACCCACTGCAGGGTCAGCCCTCGGGCCTGGGGGCGGAGGCGCGGGCTGGGGCTGGTGGCAGGGGCCAGAACCCGCGCCTAGCGTGGTGACAAGGACCCCCGCCTAGCATGGGGGAGGGGGCTAGACCTGGCAGGAGGGAGGAGGTAGACGAGGACAGAGTGCTGGGGGTGGGATGAAGGGAGTGGGGAGAAGATCCTGCACCTGCCAGGTTGGGAGATGGCACGTGCTGGGGGCTGGGAGACTGAAGGCAGGGGGTTAAAGGGCTGGATTGCCAGAGAGGACCTAGATCCCAGGGATTGCAAAGAGAAGAGGCCAGATCCCCTGGCCTGGGCAGTGCCTCCCACTCCCAGAGGCCAAGAGCAGGGTGGGCCTCTTGAACCTTGAGGTCCCCGGAGAACTCGTTGAGGTTCCCGATGTGCCTAAGGACGACGTCCCCGTAGCGGCCGAAGTCGAGGGGCAGCAGGCGATCGTGGCTGAGCCGGATGAGGAGCTGCCCTGCGAGCTGGGCCACGGCCTGGGCCACGGCAGGCAGGCGGCCTTGCAGCACCTTATGCAGATTCTCATAAGTGTCCTCCTTTGTGTGCAGGAACGGGTAGGCCTGGTCATCCTGCAAGGACAGGGTGGATGCTGGGGCAGAGGCAGACAGGCTGAGACACTAGCGCTGTGTATGGGGCAGGGGGAGGACGTCTCACCTCCATGAAAGAGAACTCGACGGCAGGGACTCCCACAAAGGCCGTGAAGGAATAAGCACTGCTGTCCATGGGTAGTGGCCGAATCCTGGGGGCAGGCCGGTTAGAGGGATCTGTGGGTTCAGGCTCCCTCACATCTCTCCCCAGTTCTCCCTACCCCCACAACTTACACCTCAGCATCCCAGCTGGGATTGGTGAACACCACCTGTTCATAGAGAGTCTGCCCGCTGTGGTTGGGAGAATCCacctggggttggggggagggcaCTGATCACGCTCTGCTCCTCCCCCCAACCTACTCCCCTTCACCCTCTATTCCTGGGGTGCTCTTGCCTGCTTCAGGACACTCTCAATGAGACTTGTCAGAAGGGGGCTGGTCTTGGCATGAAACTTGTCATCCCCTGGaaaaagaggaggggaaggatgCCAGGCTCAGGGCTTAGCCCCAAAGGCAAGGGTGGACCCCAGGGGGCCAGGTGGTGGCACTGCTCCAGCTCACCCAGCACTGCGTTGTCCAGGCTCACGTACACTACGGCTTTGAGGTGCAGCACGCTGAGGTAGCCCTGTGGGTGGGTGACCAGTGTGGAGTGGGAACCCCCCGCCCCCACCTCTCCCCACTGCCTAACGACCTGCCCAGGACCCCACATCACCTCTAGCCACTCTGTGGAGCCCACACTCCCAAAGTCACCGCCATCCCAGCTGATGAAGAGGAGACTTCTGCGGGGCCGGAagcctgggggcagaggggaaggaggaCAGGCTTAGCACGGGCCAAGCAAAGGCCCTCTCTTTGTCTTCTTCTGCCCTGATCCCCCAGGgtctctgcttctctgtctctctctctgagatagggtctcactctctcgcccaggctggagtgcagtggtgcaatcatggctcagtgaagccttgacctctcaggttcaagtgatcctctcgcctcagtctcccaagtagctgggattacaggcatgcaccactaagtccagccaatttttaaaaaatttttttgtagagatgcagtccccctatgtggcccaggctgttttgaactcctggcctccagcaattctcctgcgttgacctcccaaagtgctgggattacaggcatgagccatcatgtccagccCAACATGCTTAATCTTGACACAGACCCATGGACTATGATTATCATTcatatcacttttttcttttctttgttttctctttctttcttctctctctctctctctctcttttctttcggaggctcattctgttgcccaggctggagtgcagtggtgcgatcttggcttactgcaaactccgcctcccaggttcaagcaattctcctgcctcagcctccctggtagctgggattacaggcgccctccaccacacctgcctgatttttgtattttcagtagagggtttcaccatgttggccaggctggtctcgaactcctgacctcaggtgatccatctgcctcggcctcccaaagtgctgggactacagacgtgagccaccatacccggcctcaCTTTCATTTTAGGTGAGGAAATATAGGTGAAGTGACTGGCCCAGGGCCGCTCAGGTACAATGTGGAAGCCGAGGTCCAACTGACCACTGGCCAGTCTGTGTCCCTCACTGCCTCTCTGCCCTATCCTCCTCGGGCCACAGGTCCACCGCTGCCTAGCCCAGGCCGAGGCCCTGGCCCTGACCTTACCGTTGCTCACCATGGAGGAAAAGGTCCGCACCAGCTCCAGGAGTATAGCCGTTCCCACAGCGGATTTAGCCGCTCCTGGGCCCCACGCATCCCTCTGGGCCCCGATGACAACATAGTGATCTGGGGAGGGGATGTTTGGGACACACTTCTGACACTGGCAGTACCCAAAGTCTACCCCCTGCACCCTGGGGGCATCCTCCATCAGCCTGTATCTCTCAGCCCATCACATTCGGGCAACCCCAGCCCTGTAGTCCCTCCAGTCCCTAAAGAGGGCATCCCTCCCCTCTTGGCCCTCCTTGGATGGCACACTCCTTCATCTGGCTGCCTGCGGTCATTCTGGACTCAGAgggtttctgtcacccaggctggagtgtgcagtgatgcgatcatagctcactgcagcttcaaactccctggttcaagccatcctcctgccttagcctcccaagtagctgggaccacatatgtgtgccaccatgctcggctaatttcttttattgattgattgattgattttgagacggagtctcactctgtttcccaggctggagtgcagtggcacgatcttggctcacggtaagctccgtctcctgggttcacgccattctcctgcctcagcctcccgagtagctgggactacaggtgcccaccaccacgccaggctaatttttttgtatttttagtagagatggggtttcactgtgttagccaggatggtctcgacctcctgacctcatgatccacccacctcagcctcccaaagtgctggattacaggctggagccactgcaccctgccaatttcttttatttttacattgtttgtGAAGACAGAGTCTTGGCTTTGTTGCCCCATCTTCAATTACCTACTTTGATTCTCCACTACCATCCACACCCAGCTATGCTTGAAAGGGCCATCTGTCCTATCTAATCTGATCTGATCTCTCTTTCATGCTTgagtcctttctttctttcttttcttctttctctctctctctctcttccttccttccttcctttcttctctctctttttgtctttcttttgttttttttctttctctttctctctttcttcttcctttctttccttttttttgagacaaagtcttgctctgttgcctaagttggagtgcaatggcacaatctcagctcactgcaacctccacctccagggttcaagggattctcctgtccaagcctctggagtagctgggattacagacacgggccaccacgcccagctaatgtttgtatttttagtagagatggggtttcaccatgttggccaaactggtctcaaactcctgacctcaagtgatccacccgcctcagcctcccaaagtgctgggattacaggtgtgagctaccacacctggcctatgctTGAGTTTCTATTACAACATCATCCAACTTAGGCTTGCTCACTTCCAGTGCTGGGGAGCTCACTACTGGGCAACAACCCCCATTCCATCACTAGACAGGCTGGAAGGTGAGGTCTCTTCACTGCTGCCACCATCAGACCATTTCAGCCTCAACTTGCCAGCTTCCCTCCTCTGGGCACCACTCCTGTCCCCTCTTGGGGCCTCCTGCACCAGCCGCCTATCTTGCCAGGATGTATGGGCAGAAATTCCCCCCAGCCTACCACAAGCTGTGAGTGATACTAGACACACAGCATACCTGGCTCTGAGCGGCCTTCGATGCAGCCAAAGATGTTGTTGATGGGGGTGGAGGTCCTGTGGTTGTTGACCACTAGCCGCAGTCCTGGCCCGGGGCCCAGGTGATAAGGGGAGCCTAGGAGGCTCCCCTGCCATTCCTGGGGGGCCACAGGGCCTTTGAGCTTCCTGGAGAGGAGGAAGGCAGAAAGGGTTGGAAGTTGTAGAGAGACCCAGAAGAGTCCAAAtcactctcttctttctttccttcccacccTTTCTGGCTCCAGATTGCTGCCTCCGGACCCTGCCTAGGCAGGGCAGTGCAGTCAGGGCTGCCTTGGACAGTTCTCAGCTGAGGTAGGTGTGCAATCCAGTGTGAACTTCAGTTGCCAGACAGTGAACCCTGGAGAAAGGCCGTGTCCGTCCAGaagagtcacttttttttttcttaagagtcagggtctcagccaggcgtggtggctcacacctgtaatcccagcattttgggaggccgaagtgagcggatcactaggtcaggagtttgagaccagtctggccagcatggtgaaatcctctactaaaaatacaaaaattagccaggtgtggtggtgcacgcctgtaatcccagctacttgggaggctgacacaggagaatcacttcaacccgggaagtggaggttgcagtgagccaagattgcaccactatactccagcctggatgacagaacaagactccatctcaaaaaaaaaaaagaagaagaaggtcagggtctctctgtctcccaggctggagtgcagtggtgtaatcatggttcactgcaagcttAAACAAGAGTCACCTTTTTCTAGTTCACCCACAGTCACCCTGTGGCCTCGCTGCAGCCTCTCCTGGTCCCCAACACTCCCCTCACCTCAGCAAGCGGGAGGCAATGTCTGCGCTGATGGGCTGGGCTGGGATGCTGGGAAGGCCCGATGATGCAACTGGAGGGAACTGGGTTTGATTGAAGGAAGGGAAGCCAGGTGTGTAGGGGTCTCCAGTTCCCAGGTGCACCTGCGGGGAAAGGGGTGCCCACGCAAAGCTGTGAGTTGGGCTTCCAGGAATAATTAAAAACATGCCAGCCCCATTCTTAGCAAGAAGGTGTGGCCTCGGGACCCAGGAACAGCACGGCCAGCCTCCCCAGACTCACATGTCCATACACAGCCTGCTGGCTGGACAGGCTTGGCTTGTGTGGGTCCTGGGAGAAGTCCGCTGGCTCTGGGTATATGAGCACTCCTTGAGCCCCGAAGTCCTGAGCATTGGTCACCTGGGGAGGAAGGTGACTAAAAGACTCCTTCTCCCAGAAAAAAACCCAATTCATAAGGGCAGGAGAAACCAGGAAATGGCAAGGCTTTTGCTTGCAACTGTCCATCCCACGGAGAGGGTGTGGGGCCACCACCTGGCCTGTGTTTTCCCAACCTCAGCAGCTCCTGGGCAGCCCTCAAATCCCACCGGGCCCCATGGTACCCCATATTCCTGTTCCCTTCCCCATCTgatttcccccaacccccaattTGTTTCcagccaacattttcttttttccttctgattcagTTCCCAGACCAGccaacattttccttctttccttcttccctccctcccttctctgtttccctttcttttttttttctttttgagacagaatcctttctgttgcccaggctggagtgcagtggtgccatcatagctcactgcagcctggaactcctgggctcaagcgatcctcccacccgtgcctccagaatagctgggaccacaggcacgtgccaccagcccagctaactaaaataaaataaaataaaataaagaattttttttttttttttagtagagagggggaatctcactgtgttgcccttgaactcctggcctcaagcgatcctcttgtcttggcctcctaaagtgctgggattgcaggtgagaaccattgtgcccagcttATATTTTCTTACCATCCACATGTTTCTTTCCTGTCTCCCTCTCACAGCACCCTGAACCATTCTCACTGGCAGTCCGACCCTCCGGTTCCCAGGCCCACGCCCTCCCTCTGTCCAGGGGCACTTACCTTCTGGGCGAAGCTGATCACCCCCACGCGCACTAGCAGCAGGCGGCCCGCTGGGTCCACGCCCCTGGCCCGCAGGTCCTGCAGGTCTTCGGGCCGCCCGTAGTGGGCGTACACCAGCTCTCCCTGGGGACAAGAGGACGGTGAGGCACGCTCTCCGCGTCCCAACTCCGAGACCCAGGAAAGGGCTCGTGCCGCGCCCCATCCTAGGAGCGGGCAAGAGGGGCTCACCGTGACGTTGCCGATGGCGCTGTAGGGGCAGTAGACGTCAGGGTCCTCCAGCGGCAGCTGCTCTCCGACCTTCCCGGCCTCATCGATCCAGTGCAGGGTGTTGGGGTGAGCCCTGGGGAGCGGGGCTGGTGAGCGCCCCAAGCCGCGTCCCCTTCCCGCGCGGCCCCCGCCCGCGACCCAGTGCAGGGCGTTGGGGTGAGCCCTGGGGAGCGGGGCTGGTGAGCGCCCCAAGCCGCGTCCCCCTCCCGCGCGGCCCCCGCCCGCGCCCACTCACGGGTCCGGGAATTGCAGCCCCACGTAGTGCGTGTCGGTCCACACGTGGTCCAGCTTCTGGCGGGAGAGCGCCGCGCGGATATCCTGAGTCAGAGCGGCCATCCCGGCTGAGCCTGCCACCCGTTCCCGAAGGCTGGTTTGCCTAAGCGGGGAGAGGTGGGGACTTTTCTGAGTGCtcggaggagagggagggaagagggaaggatgcCAGAGACGTGGGGTCGCCAGGGTCAGGGGCAGCGAGGGGTTCCTGAGTTTAGGAAAAGAGCGCTCCCCGTggacgcttttttttttttttttttttaatttgggtctccctctgtcgcccaggctagagtgcagtggcccactcttgctctctgcaacctctgccttcctggctcaagccattttcctgcctcggcctcccttgtatctgggattacaggcacgtgccatcacgcccggctaatttttgtatttttagtagagacggatttcaccatgttgaccaggctggtctcgaattcctgacctcaagtgatctgcccagctcggcctcccaaagtgctggcataacaggcctgagccaccgtgcagGGCCCTCCGCAGACCCATTTTTCTCCCATCACCACCAGGGCGGCCCCAGAGAATCTCAGGACCTCCCTCTGCTTAAAATCTGACTTCCCATAACTGGGAGTCCTGCCCATCATCCTGTTGGTTCTTCCCAGCTCAAGCCTAACTCTCTCCCCCAACCCCGTTCCCTCCcacatcaacacacacacacacacacacacacacacacacacacaccaggcacCCAAACACTTTTCTTCAAAAGAGCTAACTGGGCAGGCAGAGACCGTCCTCATCTCCCCCATCCTCCAAGTGGGCCTCATGGAGACACTTTACACCAAGGTACCCAGGGGAATCACccgttcctgggctcaagccatcctcctgcctcagcctccttgagcagctgggactacaggtgtgcgccaccaaccactgatttttaaacattttttgtagataggaagtctcgctatgtttcccaagctggtcttgaactcttggcctcaagtgatcctcccaaagtactgggactacaggcatgaaccacagcgaCCCGCCTCATATGTATATTTAAAGACATACATCAAAAGC
It includes:
- the TFR2 gene encoding transferrin receptor protein 2, with the translated sequence MERLWGLLQRAQQLSPRSSQTVYQRVEGPWKGHLEEEEEDGDETLAHFCPMELKGPEPLGSRPRQPNLIPWAAAGRRAAPYLVLTALLIFTGAFLLGYVAFRGSCQACGDSVLVVSEDVSYEPDLDFHRGTLYWSDLQAMFLQFLGEGRLEDTIRQTSLRERVAGSAGMAALTQDIRAALSRQKLDHVWTDTHYVGLQFPDPAHPNTLHWIDEAGKVGEQLPLEDPDVYCPYSAIGNVTGELVYAHYGRPEDLQDLRARGVDPAGRLLLVRVGVISFAQKVTNAQDFGAQGVLIYPEPADFSQDPHKPSLSSQQAVYGHVHLGTGDPYTPGFPSFNQTQFPPVASSGLPSIPAQPISADIASRLLRKLKGPVAPQEWQGSLLGSPYHLGPGPGLRLVVNNHRTSTPINNIFGCIEGRSEPDHYVVIGAQRDAWGPGAAKSAVGTAILLELVRTFSSMVSNGFRPRRSLLFISWDGGDFGSVGSTEWLEGYLSVLHLKAVVYVSLDNAVLGDDKFHAKTSPLLTSLIESVLKQVDSPNHSGQTLYEQVVFTNPSWDAEVIRPLPMDSSAYSFTAFVGVPAVEFSFMEDDQAYPFLHTKEDTYENLHKVLQGRLPAVAQAVAQLAGQLLIRLSHDRLLPLDFGRYGDVVLRHIGNLNEFSGDLKARGLTLQWVYSARGDYIRAAEKLRQEIYSSEERDERLTRMYNVRIMRVEFYFLSQYVSPADSPFRHIFMGRGDHTLGALLDHLRLLRSNSSGTPGATSSAVFQESRFRRQLALLTWTLQGAANALSGDVWNIDNNF